The Vidua macroura isolate BioBank_ID:100142 chromosome W, ASM2450914v1, whole genome shotgun sequence genome segment CCCCTGTTCGTGGAGAAGAACCCGTCTTTGTTGTCACTGGGCGAAAGGAGGATGTAGCCATGGCTAAAATGGAAATTCTCTCAGCTGCTGAACACTTCTCCATGATCAGAGCATCACGCAACAAGAGTGGTCCTGCCCTGGGAGGCCTGCCATGTACCCCTAACCTGCCAGGTCAGATGACAGTCCAAGTCAGGGTGCCTTACCGTGTAGTTGGGCTGGTGGTTGGACCAAAAGGAGCTACAATCAAAAGAATTCAGCAGCAGACCCATACCTACATAGTCACCCCCAGCAGGGACAAGGAGCCAGTCTTCGAAGTCACAGGAATGCCTGAAAATGTCAATTGTGCACGTGAGGAGATAGAGATGCATATAGCCATGCGTACTGGGAACTACATCAAGCTGAATAAAGAGAATGATTTCCACTACAATAGTACAGATGTGAGTTTTGAAGGAGGCACTCTCAGGTCTGCATGGCTTGCTTCTAATCCTGTCCCTCTTAGTTGCACCAGAATGATTTCTAATTATAGGAAtgacagctccagctccttgggAAGTAGTTCCACAGATTCCTGTTTTGGAAGCAATAGATTGGCTGACTTCAGCCCAACAAGTCCATTCAGCACAAGCAACTTTTGGTTTGGAGAAACGTTGCCTTCAGTGGGCACGGAAGACCTTGCAGTTGACTCTTCTGTGTATGACTCCTTATCAATGCCTTCCCAAACCATTTGGACTCCTTTTGAACCTGTAAACCCTCTCCCTGGCTTTGGTAGTGACCCTGCTATTAATACCAAGCCTCAATGCCGAGGGAGACAGCCATCTACTCCTTGCCTGTCACCCACATTTCCAGAAAGCCTGGATCACTCACTAGCTGGGAGAGCGAATAGTGACCCACCTAGCACTGGCCACCAAGTAAGCCTTCCCATCTACATCCCTGCATTCTCCAATGGCACCAACAGCTATTCATCTTCCAATGGTGGCTCCACGTCCAGCTCGCCCCCTGAGTCGAGACAGAAGCTTGACTGCGTGATGTGCTTCGAGAACCAAGTTGTTGCAGCCCTGGTCCCCTGTGGTCACAATCTCTTCTGCCTGGAGTGTGCCAACAAAATCTGTGAAAAGGAAGTCCCATCGTGTCCTGTTTGCCAGACAGCTGTTACTCAAGCAATTCAAATTCACTCTTAAATAGAGATATTATAGGGATATTATTATATGTGGACTTTTAAAGACTTAAAGGCATGGATGTAATGGTACCCTCTAGTAAACTTTCTAATGAATTCTGATTATTGGACTTCCTTGGGATTAGGCTGAAgttattaataaatttttacTTTCTCAAAAGGCTGCTATGGTAACACTAAACTTAAGTGATCTCTGTCTGGTTCAGTTTAAGCAGATGGCATGTTTAGCAGAGATACATCTGGTATAATGTTATGGCACAGTAAGGGCAAGTTTTCATAAATTAcacaactaaaaaaaaccctcaaatttTCCAGGCTTTTCTAAAGGATCTCTGATAATTGTTTGGCTTCTGTGAGTTGGCAGCAATGAACCTTGTTGCCTAAATGCAAAAGTACTTGTCTGCTATGGAGGGTGTGTGGTATTATCAATATATCAAACAACACTTCCAATGCTATCTTCTACCAGttttgaggaaatattttttgctttatgtGGCAACTTATGCCTAATTCTTCAGCATTGCAAATATCTTTTAAAGCATAGTTTGATTTATTGAAAAGGATTGTGTTATTTGGCAGGTTCAGATAATAAATAACAGGTGGGAAGAAAGAAGCTGCCAGATGCACCTCCATTTTGTCCTTGATAAGGGCAGTATGTCCAGAGGATCAGGAATGTCTCAATTTGTGAATTACTACCCACTGCTTTTGTTAGTGTAATGTGGAAAAAGTCTGGATGGCTTCATCCAGTTACAGTAAGGGCTTTGGGATGCACATACTTTGAGTGATGATGCTGACATTCTGTTCATTAGTCTGATCAAGCTGTTCTTTACCTTTTTAGAGAGTATATAGTTCAAAATGTGAAGCATTTTTATGTTAAATTCATGTCTTAcacataaatttatatttttagtaagaaaaaggaaaaaggaggagtTGTGTAAATGCCCTTGTATTATTCAtggcagcagctgtgacagTGGCCCTGTAATCAGTTTACTTCATTTCAAAACtgtctttccaaaaaaaaaaaaaaaagtctcttgaATGAGCTTCTTACATTTCAACCTGTGGATGTTTCTAGCCTTTTCATCCTCAGTACATTCCCAAATCTGTGCTGACGTATattaaaacagcaaaaacacaaaaagtagAGTTctgatctattttttttctcttttttaaagcagtattttcCCAAGACAATCTTTTTCTcagtgtaataaaaaaaaaaagaaattgtgtaTTAAACTAGTAAATatgcagaaaattttatttttatttccacttgAAGAGTTACATTTTGTATAAAAGTTTACAACTAGGAGTTGCCTTGAAGGCATATTATGTACTGCATAATGTTAATACTATAATTGCTTGTAGGATAGTTACATGTCAGTATTAAAATCTGATCTCTAGCTACAGTCTTGTAGATGTGAACAAATGATCACTGAGcgtgtattttgttttattgcatTGTACACTGCAACTAATAAGCCAAGGAATCAACAGACATAAGGTACGTGTACCACTTCTATAAACCACAAACTAAGAATAAACTGATAAACTATTGATCTAGCTTAGTATTTGCTAATTTTACTACATTCTTTGTTATGTATATGTAGGGAGGTCATAGGGATTATAAATTCAATTTTggtaaagtttaaaaattatatattttatgatAATGGGCCTTTAAATTATGATGGCCAAAGCACTGATATTATATATTTGTTGTAAAGAGAATTataagagttttatttttctgatattaAAAGTTACTTAATAAAGACTTGTTTCCATTAACTTGAATGTTTTGCTCTCTTCATGGTTGTCACTTGGAGCAGCTTaggcaggctggggctggctgaTGTCCCCCACCCAACCAGGGGCATTCCTGGTGCTTAGTATTTCATGTGCAGGGCTCAGGCTGGTGGGATCCAATTCCAGTGCTGCAGGGCTCCACTCCTGAAAGAATTTTACCTGGTATAAACAAAAATTGAGGgggtttgtggtgtttttttttttttttttttggtgggttttttctcccaaaatacCCTTGACCCAATTTTTCCCAAAGTTGCTGGgttaaagtttaaaataaatggatgCAAAATGAGCTGAAGTAGTTGAGGGGAGGGTGCAGATTGTTGCTAAGAAAACAAATGGGGTTTGGGCAAATGAGCTGCACCAGGAACTGTAGGAAATCCATAATATTGAGGCTGGCAGGTACCTGCCCCAGGGTGTGACAttgtttagtggtggacttggcagggctgggtcaATGGTTTGACTCAAtggtcttaaaggtcttttccaatctaaatcaTTCTCTGTCCATAAGtcaaag includes the following:
- the LOC128821394 gene encoding RNA-binding E3 ubiquitin-protein ligase MEX3C-like isoform X2, whose translation is MMAAMLSHAYGDGLSGGGSVGLSGEQTALLCGKRVNTTECVPVPSSDHVAEIVGRQGCKIKALRAKTNTYIKTPVRGEEPVFVVTGRKEDVAMAKMEILSAAEHFSMIRASRNKSGPALGGLPCTPNLPGQMTVQVRVPYRVVGLVVGPKGATIKRIQQQTHTYIVTPSRDKEPVFEVTGMPENVNCAREEIEMHIAMRTGNYIKLNKENDFHYNSTDVSFEGGTLRSAWLASNPVPLSCTRMISNYRNDSSSSLGSSSTDSCFGSNRLADFSPTSPFSTSNFWFGETLPSVGTEDLAVDSSVYDSLSMPSQTIWTPFEPVNPLPGFGSDPAINTKPQCRGRQPSTPCLSPTFPESLDHSLAGRANSDPPSTGHQVSLPIYIPAFSNGTNSYSSSNGGSTSSSPPESRQKLDCVMCFENQVVAALVPCGHNLFCLECANKICEKEVPSCPVCQTAVTQAIQIHS
- the LOC128821394 gene encoding RNA-binding E3 ubiquitin-protein ligase MEX3C-like isoform X1 — protein: MRELPRGHILLHSCKIKALRAKTNTYIKTPVRGEEPVFVVTGRKEDVAMAKMEILSAAEHFSMIRASRNKSGPALGGLPCTPNLPGQMTVQVRVPYRVVGLVVGPKGATIKRIQQQTHTYIVTPSRDKEPVFEVTGMPENVNCAREEIEMHIAMRTGNYIKLNKENDFHYNSTDVSFEGGTLRSAWLASNPVPLSCTRMISNYRNDSSSSLGSSSTDSCFGSNRLADFSPTSPFSTSNFWFGETLPSVGTEDLAVDSSVYDSLSMPSQTIWTPFEPVNPLPGFGSDPAINTKPQCRGRQPSTPCLSPTFPESLDHSLAGRANSDPPSTGHQVSLPIYIPAFSNGTNSYSSSNGGSTSSSPPESRQKLDCVMCFENQVVAALVPCGHNLFCLECANKICEKEVPSCPVCQTAVTQAIQIHS